Genomic DNA from Heteronotia binoei isolate CCM8104 ecotype False Entrance Well chromosome 8, APGP_CSIRO_Hbin_v1, whole genome shotgun sequence:
aggatgaTGTTCTAAGCCACTTTagattcccattggggagaaaagtaggatataagtaaataaatgcaaataGTATTTGAAATACATACCATGCAACCAACCAACCTCATACTGGTGGTTAACTAGGAGTAGATTAAAACAAGTTTGGGAAAGCCATGGAAATAGctaatttaaaaaacaactgaTTTGTATTTTACTTCCAGGGAATTATTTTCCAGGATTTCCACCTTGTAACTTCATTATCATTCCAGTATTGTCCCAGGATGTCAAGCTAGATGTTCTCAGGAGATCCTTGAGTGGTAGCACCTGGTTACTAAGGCGCTTTTCAAGGAACTCTTGGTTTAAGCTTCCTTGCTGGGAAACTGGCAACCATAGCTTTTCCAGAAAGTTTGTATAAAGAACCAataaagatgaagatattggatttatatcccaccctccactccgaagagtctcagagcggctcacaatctcctttaccttcctcccccacaacagacacactgtgaggtgggtggagctggagagggctctcacagcagctgccctttcaaggacaactcctaccagagataaggccatgctagcaggtgcgagtggagcagtggggaatcaaatctggctctcccagataagagtccgtgcacttaaccactacaccaaactggctctcaataaaccAAGCTGGAAACTTCTGACCGAATAATTCAAGGCCTATGGGTAGGCTGTTATAATACTGAAGTCTGCTTCAGATAATGCTTTTTCACTCTGATATATCTTCCATTcttaacttttaaaaatcctACTTGGCCAAAATCCTCTATGCCACTATACAAAGGACCACTGCAAACAacaatgatttaaagagagctaTCTGTTCCTCTGCAATCAACTTGGACTTGCTAGTTTCTATAAGGATCAGCCCAATATTGGTGAAACCTTACTATCCTCTTGTGTCATCAGAGAGCTGTTCAACTACCAGCAGGCTTCTGGCCTCCAGCATTGACAGGGTCCAACCAAAGCAGAATGTCAGTCACAACAGCTACTATTAGCAAAGGCATCTTGGCCTGACTGTCCATTCCCAGATTGAGATTCCCAGGCTTACAATCCTATGCACATTTCCCATTGAACATACtgagacttacttctgaataaacatgcatAGAATTGCACCATCAGTGCCTTACACCATTTGGAAGCATGTTCAAAAACAGCCTCTTGCAGTTGCTCAttgccaggggtgggattctagcaggagctcctttgcatattagattagaataattcggaataattcggaaccttactacgtTGCCACAGGGCgactcaaaagctaaggaattggagattggctgtgaggcttttgcgaatttttttgctgataaggtccaatcgctccgccacgactgccctgccaacttagatgcagtaagtgaactcgaggcccaatgcgtgtcttccgATTCAaccctggactgcttcgacccgctcagcttggaggaggtagacagaattcttggcactgcacgatccacaacttgtgatctggacccatgcccctcctggctaattaaggcctgccaggaggaattacgatatcctatacgggatattataaaccgatccctctcagagggcgcctttccaacacccctgaaagaggcactggtccgccctctcctgaaaaaagcttcatcagacccggccgaattggcacactatcgaccggtctcaaatttgccctttttgggcaaaattattgagagggctgtggcgttgcagttacaggactttctggaggacgcctccaccctagacccatgccagtccggcttccgcccgggccatgggacggagacagtcttggtcgccctcatggatgacctccgacgacaactggatcgaggcggctcggcagtattgctgctgctagacctgtcggctgcgttcgatacggtcgaccatcggctgctgacccgctgcctcgccgacgcaggaattcgggggctagccctacaatggctctcctccttcctggaaggtcggggacaaagggtggcaattgggagggagctgtctcagagacacccacttcattgtggggtgcctcagggagcagttctctcccctatgttgtttaacatctttatgcgcccccttgcccagattgtacggaggtatgggctgggttgccatcagtatgcagatgacacccagctctatctattgatggacggccgggctggcaatGTCccaataaacctggaccgggcgctgcaagccgtggctgactggctcaggctgagcgggctgaagttgaatccagcgaagactgaggtcctttgcgtgggccgcggcggactgggaggggagattacgctgccggcttttgacggtgcgccactgataccagtgcgcaaagtcaagagcctgggagtgctactggaatcctccttgtcaatggaggcccagatagctgccactgctagatccgccttctttcacctcaagagggcgaggcagttggctcccttcttggagcgcagcgtcctagcaactgtgatccacgcaacggtcacctcgagactagactactgcaatgccctctacatggggctgcccttataccgaacacggaaacttcaggtagtccagaacgcggcggccaggctgctattgggactaccacggtgggaacatgtgcggcctgggctggggtatctgcattggctgccggttgtgtaccgtgttcgctataaagtgctggtcattacctttaaagccctatatggccgaggacccgcctacctaagggaccgcctctccccatatgttccccagagagcactgagatctagctcgcaaaatctcctaataatccctgggccaagagaggctcgattgaaggcaaccagggagcaagccttctccgcaatggcccctcgatggtggaatcatctaccagagatggtacgagccctgcgggacttgaatcaattccgcagggcttgtaaaacatttcttttccagctggctttcgaaacagaacctggctaaactgatgagattgatgtgtagccatccagccatcttgtggatattacgacccatagtaatgtagcaccttttatctattttaactaacttatttaCTATgttattgattatttaaaattgttgttgtattgtattgttttattgaaccatggaattccatgcttgtgagccgccctgagcccgcctttggcgggggagggcgggatataagaatttattattattattattattatattaggccacacacccctgatatagccaatcctccaagaacttataaaagagccttgtaagcttttggaggattggctacatcaggggtgcgtggcctaatatgcaaaggaactcctgctagaattccatccctgcccaTTGCTCTTAAAGAAGTACACAGGCATTTTCCACTGGATAATAGTCAAAtgccaaacttttttaaaaagtggtcttTCGTTCCTTAGACTATTTTAACTGATGTATTAGGTTTTTACTTATTAACTTATTGTCAAAAATGCAGCATTTTTACTGAGCCTCATCACTAAGACTCTctgtataagaagaagaagaagaagatagaagatattggatttatatcccgccctccactccgaagagtctcagagcggctcacaatctcctttcccttcctcccccacaacagacaccctgtgaggtgggtgggactggagagggctgtcacagcagctgccctttcaaggacaacctctgccagggctatggctgacccaaggccatgctagcaggtgcaagtggaggagtggggaatcaaacccggttctcccagataagagtccgcacacttaaccactacaccaaactggctctaagggaAACAATTACATTATTTCTACAATACTTTTGCAGGAGTGTATTTATATTTCTCTGTATAGGCAAACAGAAATTGGGTTTGGGGATCATGTACAACAGCAGTGCCAAAAAATATAACAGAAAAGGGCTTATGATAAACAAGTGTACAGGATTTTGCAAGCAGATTAAAGATGTACAGTGGGCCACAGATAATGTGAACACAAAGGGAAGCTTTTGAACAGTTGTAATAACGTGTGAATGCCCACACTCACACATTTTTAAACATGTACTCATTCTTTAAGTGAGGGAATGTGGGACAAAAATAGGAGCCAGGGTCTTGAATTGCTACTAATAAAAGTACCAGCTTCCATATTAAGATTCAAAGTACTAATAACATGCAACACAAAACAAATAGTATCCACTTTATTTAGAAAAGGTTTGTACAATTaaattacacattttaaaaatttacacTCCTCTTTCTTCACTTGATTCCTGGTCAAATCATCCTTCGTCGTTACACTGCTGTTTCTTTTGATTCAGGCAATTGTGGAGGCTTAAAGTTCATTATTTCCTTAAATGTGATGCCTGCAAAAgttcaaaacattaaaataatagtCATAATTTAGAAACATCATTATTTGTATCAGACTGTGGAAACCACATCACCATGAACCGTGataaaagagaaagggaaatCAACATCACTCCGTAGAGCTCATGCAATTTTAGAGCTGGTTTATCTGTAACTAACTATAGGAGCTTAACCAAGTAGTATTCATAATAATTAAGATTGTGATTATGAGTTTTTTTTAACCGCAGCATGATTTGCACCCGTCAACAGGTAAAACATGTCATTTCATGGAGATTAAAAAAAGTAACATCTACATATGGCTGCTGTTCATGACATGGTTTCAGGATCTGGTGGAAAAGTGAGCCAGACTTAAGGGCAGGGAACATGGCTATGTACTGGGATTTCCTGAGCATGGAACTTCTGTTTCAAAGTACTGTTTACTTTAACAAGGGCTCCACAGCATACAGGGAGGACTCTGTGAAGTGTGGACACTTTGTTCTTTTCCTGAAGTTAGGGAGCATTTCATACATCCATTGAGGATTTCAACTTTTGTGCGCAGGACATTCCCTGGTAAATCCAACATGGGCGAAAAATCTATGAAGTTCTGAGTCACTTATAGGATGTTAGGCTTTTATTAATCTTATGGTAATGTTTTCCTACCTTAACCTATCAAATCTTAGAACAACCAAGAGGAAAAGAATAGGATGTATTGTTATGAAGCACTCCTACTCCAGCTGTATCTGTTCTAGGCTCAGCAAGTAATTTGCTACATCTCATGTCAGCAAAGCACTCCTTATCCTCCACTGCAACAGGCCATTTCTGCTCTTTTCTGTCTTTCTAAAGTCTTGTATGACTAGACAGGTGGACTTCTAAAACAAGGGAATGATAGGAGCAAGGCAACAGTCTCTTCGACAGGAACTGTAACAGCACCAGTGGCCCCAAAATAGAGAAAGGGGACATGACATTTGAGAACAGGCCATGACTCTGTGGTACAGCTCATGATCTGTATACAAAAACATCCCTGGCAATTCCACTACAAAAGATCTAAGGAGCCAGGGCTAGAAACTATTTCTTGCCAAGATCTCAGACAGCCTCTTCCTATTGGAATAAACAATGGCCTTATTCTCTATAAGGCACTTCCATATGCCCTTCACTGTTCTAGGAAAgagaaaaatatggaaaaggggaggaaaggggaaataAAGAACAAGAGAGTATTGCAAAAGGTGGACATATATACAGTACACGAGGTGGTTGCATTAGCTTTCTTAATTTAATCATTGTATATTCTTTAACTAAAAAACaacagtggaattcactgccacaggaggtggtggcggccacaagtatagccaccttcaagaggggtttagataaaaatatggagcacaggtccatcagtggctattagccacagtgtatgtgtgtatataaatttttttgccactgtgtgacacagagtgttggacttgatgggccgttggcctgatccaacatggcttctcttatgttcttcttatgttcttaacagtggCTATACATAGCAATTTTATATTCTAAATTACCAGCTATCTTTTAGTGGAGCAATACCAAACATACATTTCCATTCATCCAAAGGCAGATCCATATTGTCATAAGAATCATcatatttctctgcttcagtttcctcttcaggGTCCTGGAGGCCTTCAAAATAAGGATGTGCCAAGCCTTCGGCGGCTGTTATTCTCTTTTCTGCATCTAACACCAACATCTTCTCCAAAAGGTTTACTGCTGGCTCAGtgaagagagggggggaaatatgTTCAAGCATTGGTATTAAAACCACCTTTTATAATAGCAACATAATAACGTTAGATTTAGGAGATAGCATCAAGAAAAAACTTCTTAATAATTGCGAAGCCGAAATACTTCTGAACAGATATTCCGTACAAATTAAATTAACTTTTAGACTTTCAGAATCTGAACCAGCAATGCCCTCATGTGTGGGAAGGGCCATgtttcagtggaagagcatctgatATGTATAAAGGTATCAGcttcaatccacagcatctctTAACTGGGTCTTggtcatggtggtggaaagtgccatcaaattgcagttgACATATGGTAACCCCATAaggtttccaaagcaagagatgttcagaagtggttttgcCATGGCCTACCTCTGCATGGCAACCTTTGATTTCCTAAGTGGTCCCCcagccaagtactaaccatggctgacaaCGCTTAGTTTCTCCAATCTAATAAGATCGGGCAAGCCAGGTCATGGCAAGAGATCatcaaaggtagtttgccattgccttcctctgcatgatTACCCccatctttcttggtggtctcccatcccaagtaTTACCATGGCTAACTCTGCTTCGCTTCCATGCTCTGGTGAGATAAGGCTAGGCTGGGGTATTAGGACTGCATCAGGTCATAACTGCTGCCTGCGATTGTAGACATCTACAGCCAATCAAAGTACACAGTACACACTTTGACAGACTAACGGTCTGATTTAGTGTAAGACAACTTCATGTgtattttcaaaggcagcctgaTAGTCCAGACACGGCCAAGAGGCTGTGAGTGTATTTTGTTGCACAGCTAGAGTCTGTAAAGGGTTGTCAGAATTTGTAATACAGTCCACCTAGCAGCAAGGACTTCACACCTATGGAACATATGCACAGGGGTTGCAAATTAACATGCTTCCCGAATACATGAATATgctttgtactgaatcagatcattagtCTAGCAGGGACAGTGCTGTTCACACTTGCAGTGGTTCTACAAGGTCTCAGGACAAACGTTTTCACTACTAttctacctggagattttagggattGAGCCCGAGACCATCTCATGCAaggcagattctctaccactgagccatggcacgTCTAAAACATTGCCTCAGATGCCAAGTCCTTCATAGAATACTGCTGAGATAGacaaacaatatcatctgtatgGAATATCTTCTGTATGAAATAACTATGATTTCTTATTATTTTATCCAATAACTTAATTACATGAGCTATCCAAAGAGAGGTATAACATTAAAGCGTGGAATCTTTCTTTCAAGCACACCACTTTTGAGAACATTTCCCTCATACCAGTGCAACTATGCGAAATTGTTTTGCTGCACCTTGATTAAAGAGTTGACCACACTCTTTTGCATTAAAAGTTTCATAAAAAAGTTCTTTGTAGGAAAAGGTTAAAAGGTTCACAATACAGCACAGAGTATGGACAAAAAATTGTAAGGAAAGCACAGGAAGTAACCAAAAGTAGAGGACTACATTAATTGATCACTGCCTTACTGTAACATGGCTTCACCACTTGTGTGTATGTATATTGGCTTACCTAAAGGATTTGCATACTTCAAGATGGCAGCAAAATCTTTCTTCTGCACTTTTGGGAGGCTTTTGATATagttttttgccttgaaaaagaTCCAAATTATACATTCAAACTGTATTCTCAGTAATGGAGTGCAAGAGGTATTTGTTTGCGTCTCCTCAGATTCAACCCCAGAGGAATTCAGACTATGAAGAGAGGTTTTGTTATATTAACCTAGGAATCAGCTCCTTATACAGACTGTTAAAGATGGATTCAAATATGCAAAGAGAAAGTACTCATTAAGAAAAATATACATACAGAATTCCACTTTGTTTTGAACATATTTTCCTCAAAAATAATAGTAATATTTCCTTGAGCAgaagctatttttcctgagctttcACCTAAACTACATGGAGCCTGTACCCTGGCTGAGGCTTTTTGGGCTGAGTTATCTGTGCATGCATTGACCATGCTAAAGAACAATTGTTTGAAAGATCCCTTGAAATTCGGGctaattcacaagttcagaaaTGTCATGTGACATGGTCCTCTTGAACTGCATCATGACATACTTCATCTggaccccctcacacacacatcaAGAAATAATATGCTTGTCCAAAATTAGTATGTCCTGTAGAAGACTCTAACTCAACTTTCTATTTTCTACATGCAGAGAAAGGCTTCCCCTCTCCCTCAATTTTTGTGGATTATGTGGCACTCAAAGTGTGCAATGTCCCATCCTAAATTGGAACTGCTACAGTTCAGGAAGTTAGCACTTTACATTTCTAAACATATACTTTGGTTCTTAGATAGGGCAATACAAACTACTTACATCTTGACTTTGAAGTTTCTGAACAAAATCTTGAGTTGGTGTTCCTGTTACTTTCATAATTTCTGTGAGCTGATCTAGATCTGAATGCCAAAGTCAGGAGTCAAATTTATAGTCAGTGTTTAAAAATGGAAATTGTAATTCAGATGAAACTGGAGCTTATCATACAAGAGGAGAAAGGAAACTTGTTCGGCATGAATACTTGTTCACGTATCCCAGAGACATCCTCTATATCTTGTCACAAGTCATAACTACATCCTTTGATCTAGAATGATATCTGAATAGATCTCAGGAAGTaacgtcactgccacaggaggtggtggcggctacaagcatagccagcttcaagaggggattggataaaaatatggagcagaggtccatcagtggctattagccacagtgtgtgtgtgtgtgtgtgtgtgtgtgtgtgtgtgtattttggccactgtgtgatagaatgttggactggatgggccattggcctgatccaacatggcttctcttatgttcttaacgggGATGGTATTTCATCAGACATTTCTCTGCAGCTATGGCTTTGCCACTACTTAAGTGACAATATCCTAGAAGTGAAATAAGAGCCACAGATAGATGTCAGATAATTTTCTGTATGCTTTCTTAAAATGATCTGCAACCATCTGTGCCAAGCTTCCAAAGGTCTTTACAAACACTGATTTGCAATACCCACAggtggaagaaaagaaggaatgtACAGGATACTGAAAATCTCAGCTGACATTAACATATGCAGGCACCTTAACCCTAAAAACTGTGATTTGTCTATTAAGACAACAGTAACGTAAACAACACTTGTGAGCCAAGAGAAACAGATTAAAAAGGTGTATTTCTATTTGTGAAGAGTAAATGGTAAACTAGCAACTTTTTAACCCCTCCTAAATTTTAGACATCTGTATACATTTATGTAGTGAATTCTGCCTATGACAGTGCAGAGCCAAGAAAAACAAGACAACGAaataaaaacatattttaaaattgaACTGATTCCTACAAATAAAGCATATTCCAGGATGTAGCTCAGCAGACATTTATTTGATGGGTCTGAACTCACTTTGTTTGGCACCTGAATTCTTACATACCTCCACATCACAATGTCAGGCATTTTTCATGAAAGGATACGATCGTTGCCTTTGAAGAGTGGCTTTCCTGTTATCATCTCAGCCATTATACAACCCACTGACCAGATATCAACTAAAATATGGAAAATGGTTACAATAAATTGCCATGCAATATCTCAGCATTCAGTTTATATATTCTTAATGCACAAAAACAAAATCCGAAAAGGCAAGTGTGATGGACAGCAAGCACAGGCTCGCTTATAGGAAGTGCTGCTTCAAAAAGATTGAGCTGGCTGACCTGACGGACAGCTCATGGAACTCGCTCTGATTGGAGAACTGCAACTAACAGTAGAGAGGAGCGTGACAGACGATTGGAGTGGGGTTGGAGAGTGTTTGGTGAAGAGAGTGGTGGCCTGAGAGACTCTCTAGTTTGAGAAAGGTCTACAAAGcagagtctgtttcagagccagtgCCGTGTGGCTTTGGAAAAAGGAGAGGCTTTGGAGGAGACTGTTCCAATAGTTTAAACAGTCACTGTGTATAAAATTAAGAAACACAACCTGAGGGATTAGTTCTCCAGTTATAAGGTGAATATTCAGTGTGAAGAGACTGTTAGTCTGGAATATAAGGATTTGGGAAATGGCTCAAAGCGGTATTGAATGGTCCTAACACaccaaaagccctggttattgatCTTAAAGAGAAGATGATAATGATCTTGCCAGAGAAAGGAGTCTAGTAGGATAACCCTAGTCTTAAACAAAAAAAGGATAAAgctccgggctttttttgtagtaggaactcctttgcatattaggccatacactcctgatgtagccaatcctccaagagcttacggggcctactgtaagctcttggaggtttggctacatcaggggtgtgtggcctaatatgcaaaggagttcctgctacaaaaaaagctctgagctgAATAAATTCTCAATTCTGCGTGACAAATGAATATTAAATTCAAAGGAAATATAAGGAAACCAAGAACCAGTAATATCTAAGAAAAAGCACTGTAACAGCTGCACTACCTTCAGGGAAAGCACAACAGCCTTAAGTCTCAAAGTGTTTCTAGTGTATTCAGCACCATAAGTTGCAGTTctgtaaatatattttattttctgtCTACCAATTCCAAATCCCAAACACTATGTAAATATTTATTCCCTTCCCAGCCAGTTTGTTCAGATAAATCTAAACACTGTTTAACAGTTTAAGTGTTTAGATAtctccctccaaagttttacaagggagatatcagcgagtccctttagccgacagactttgctcctgtggagcgaatactcctgactcaatccagcatatattgcttgattgttctttttaccataacctccgcaaagatttatttggcaagctttctttccccccatatTTGTCTATTCTACCACCGTTATTATTTATCGAGTGATacctgagggggtggttagtgaggctgtggcaaaatttctggctgacagccttaaatttaattctgaccatgtttgaatgcatctgtaagctcggtttcattttgattttatctccaatgtttaaatttttatattctgtgtatcttcatctgaatctattatgccattaaaggtttggtatgggtaTGGAGTTTAAGTGTGCCTAGAGTGCCATTTCTGAAGGGGGATATTGGTACGCTGATTCAACACAAGGGTGATCATTTTAAAAGTGATTAATAAGATGGTCCCCTTGTCACAGCAAACTACAACAGAAATTGGGTATTTGATTTCCATGATTGGGTATTTGATTTCCATGTCACCAGTAACAGAATAAATACTTCTTGCAGGTTCCTAGGCCTAGGTTACAAAAGTCTTCTTTCTTGGCTACTCTTAAGGAATACAGAATACAGCTATCTGCATTCTTAGGACAGAAACTGGGTTGAGATTAGTTTTTACATGACTACTGAAATAAACAGTTGCATCTTACAGACTTATCTGGTTTACTGTGGGGCAAGTTTTGGGAGGAATATTTTAAATCAGATATGTGCCACGAAATCAACTAGCGCTCAATGTTCATAGAAACAGAGAGTTTAGAGAAAGGCTAAGTGTATATGTGGCGGTGCTGGAGGCAAAAATAGCTAAAACTGGGCAGACTAAATAGAAACAGGAATTGCGAGACAAATGATGCAACAAGACTCTGTGTACACCAGGACTGCTGGGGGCTGCAAGATGAACAGAACTCCAGGGAGTTAATATATGTTgttctccaccctgagcccactcatggaaaagggtggaatacaagccaactaaaataaataaaaaataaatagtcCCTTCAGACAATCAAATGGTCAAGCTGAACTCCAGTCAGATCCCAATGGAGATCAGTTGCCATACAATGATGTCCTGAACGGCAAGAATGACAGAAAACTTCCTTGACCTCCTGAAATAGAGGAAGGTGCTAAGAGATAGGATCCTCTCTCCAGAGACCTGAAAGGTGAGAGATGAACCTTCAGGAAGGTTCAATTGCCTGAAGAATTATCCTCCTTTTTGCAAGGTGTTTTTAACTTAAGTTAAATAGTACCCCAGAAAGCTATAGAACATAGACCAAGAAGCAACATTCTATAAAGATAACACTAGTTTGCATTTGGAAGAAGTGATCTAGTTAGATTCAAGATTCAGTCTATATTCAAAGGTCAATAATGACAGAAAACTGAACATGAAAAGCCAGTGTAGATCTTAGCACAAACACTGGACCAAAATTACCTGTCTGAGTATAATGCATCCAATTTAGTATAACTTCTGGGGCTCTGTACCACCTGGTAACCACATATCCAGTCATTTCACTGTCTGTATGTCTTGCTAGTCCAAAGTCCAAAATCTATTGAGAATACACATCTAATTTACACATGCCACAAATACATTCAAAATGGCAATAACAGAAAAGGACATATCCTATTGTGTTACCACTGCAATTGAAAACCAAGTACCAGCAAAAAACATCACACACACAGACATTGTATCTCATTTGCAATGCCAATGAACTCCTATTCTATAgtaaactttttttaaagttaGTTTTCATCATTAAGTTAAACAACTGTTACATTTAGCTGTTGTTCATCAAGGTGTCTTGTGAGCTGGCAAAGATTGGGACTGCGCTTGCGCAAGGCCAGCTACCAGAGACTCTCTTTCAGGTACATCTGGCATTTTTTTACACTCCAAGGGGAGCCCCTCCCCTGCGAAACACATTGGGAGGCATCTTCTCACCCAAGCAGTCATGTGCTTTGCTGGGAGGGGCTCCCCCTTTCCATCAGTCGTCCTCTGTAAGCCTCACAAACAGAACATCCATGTGCTCACAGCAgggtaggagggagggaaagtgcacctgcacagaagacacctcaatgaacaacagttacagataagtgcaacactgttttcATCTTTagtctgtgcagtcccacaatgGGGGACTACTGAGCTCCTTACCTTGGAGGTGAGGGTGAACTTCAGTGGAACAAGGAGTGCAGAATGGCTCAACCAACCACTGAATCCCT
This window encodes:
- the MAPK12 gene encoding mitogen-activated protein kinase 12 isoform X2 → MASPKKGFYRQELAKTLWEVKERYRDLQPVGSGAYGSVCSATDRKNGTKVAIKKLYRPFQSELFAKRAYRELRLLKHMKHENVIGLLDVFTPDVSLEKFNDFYLVMPFMGTDLSKIMKHEKLSEDRIQFLVYQMLKGLKDLKPGNLAVNEDCELKILDFGLARHTDSEMTGYVVTRWYRAPEVILNWMHYTQTVDIWSVGCIMAEMITGKPLFKGNDHLDQLTEIMKVTGTPTQDFVQKLQSQDAKNYIKSLPKVQKKDFAAILKYANPLAVNLLEKMLVLDAEKRITAAEGLAHPYFEGLQDPEEETEAEKYDDSYDNMDLPLDEWKCITFKEIMNFKPPQLPESKETAV
- the MAPK12 gene encoding mitogen-activated protein kinase 12 isoform X1; translated protein: MASPKKGFYRQELAKTLWEVKERYRDLQPVGSGAYGSVCSATDRKNGTKVAIKKLYRPFQSELFAKRAYRELRLLKHMKHENVIGLLDVFTPDVSLEKFNDFYLVMPFMGTDLSKIMKHEKLSEDRIQFLVYQMLKGLKYIHSSGIIHRDLKPGNLAVNEDCELKILDFGLARHTDSEMTGYVVTRWYRAPEVILNWMHYTQTVDIWSVGCIMAEMITGKPLFKGNDHLDQLTEIMKVTGTPTQDFVQKLQSQDAKNYIKSLPKVQKKDFAAILKYANPLAVNLLEKMLVLDAEKRITAAEGLAHPYFEGLQDPEEETEAEKYDDSYDNMDLPLDEWKCITFKEIMNFKPPQLPESKETAV
- the MAPK12 gene encoding mitogen-activated protein kinase 12 isoform X3 gives rise to the protein MKHENVIGLLDVFTPDVSLEKFNDFYLVMPFMGTDLSKIMKHEKLSEDRIQFLVYQMLKGLKYIHSSGIIHRDLKPGNLAVNEDCELKILDFGLARHTDSEMTGYVVTRWYRAPEVILNWMHYTQTVDIWSVGCIMAEMITGKPLFKGNDHLDQLTEIMKVTGTPTQDFVQKLQSQDAKNYIKSLPKVQKKDFAAILKYANPLAVNLLEKMLVLDAEKRITAAEGLAHPYFEGLQDPEEETEAEKYDDSYDNMDLPLDEWKCITFKEIMNFKPPQLPESKETAV